GTttgcctcgagcgtcgcggtaTCGGTCGGCTCGTCCGAGCGGAGTTCGTCCGCAAAGAGTTCCTGGGCGTGCTCCATAGCTTCCTGCATCGCAATCCATACGGAGCGACGCTCGCCTTCCGCCTGGAGTGtgtcgtcgccggccgtgcgcgcgtTCCACACCTCGCACGAACGCGGAAAGAGGAGGAGCAAAGGCATAGAGATGTCCGCGTGCGACTCTTCCGTCGTCATGGACTGGCACATTTCCTGTGAACAGAGGAGGGTGCAGAGGAGTGTCAGTGCCTGGTTGAGTAGTGACCAGTGTGCCGCATACTCTGCGCTCTGCGCGTCCATCTCCTTGAGCTGCTCAGGGATGCGCTGCAAGGCGACGAGCCCCCAtgccacgccgcggcgcgtatCGCGCTCAAAAAGAAACACGGACTGATTCGcacgcacgacgccgaaGCCAAACAGCTTCGAAAGAAAAGCGCATGCGTACGCACTGCCCAGGTtcgacgcgcggcgatACAGAACCGCGGCGAGTGTGTACTGGTGTGCCGAAAAGGCCATCTGAGCCTCGGAAAGCAGGCGGTTGATATCGGTCGTCTCCTCGATAATGTCGTGCGTGAGTTTCTGCTTCTCGAGCCGTGTGCTTGCGTAGGATCGCAGACTCGCCTTGGACTGCGCTTCGGTGCCCTCGGCGGTGCCCGGCGagacgaggccgaggccgctgCGTCCCCGTGCTTTGTCGTACAAACACGCGTTGAACACCTGCACGCTCTTGGGCACttggcgcacgtcgcccaaGGAGTATTCAGGCCCTTGGCCCCGTTGCCCTGCGCTCCATAGCGCAGGCATCGACCGGTGGCCCAGTCCCGTCGGGTGCCAAATGTCCATACCAGTCGGAGGTGTTGGTCTAAACCGGTCCTTTCCCCTGATTCGGGCGAATTTCTACGTGGAGGCTAATTGCCCAGCGAGACACTCAGGATTTCGATCGGCTCTTCGGgccggtcgccgcggcgtttCTTGCAGTGCTCGATCTGGTGGATGACATCGAGGCCGGCGGTCGCCTGTCCGAACACGGTATGCTTGTCATCGAGCCACGGTGTAGGCACGGTCGTAATAAAGAACTGCGAGCCGTTGGTATTCGGCCCCGCGTTCGCCATGCTCAATGTGTAGGGCTTGTCGTGGCGCAGTTCCGGCGTGAACTCGTCTTCAAACTCTTTGCCCCAAAGACTCTCTCCTCCGGTGCCGTCGCCCAGAGGGTCTCCGGTCTGGAGCATGAACTTTTTAATGACGCGGTGAAAGATGACGCCATCGTAGTACTTTTTCTTGGCGAGCCCCACAAAGTTTTCCACCGTCTTGGGCACCAGATCAGGGTACAGTTTGAGCTGGATATCGCCGAGTGTCGTGTGCAACGTCGCATTGTTGgccacgacgcgcttcCTGGCTGCCGGCACGGTGCTTGCAaccgcctgctcctcgcgcgtgGGCTTCTCGTTGAACACGTCGCGGTCCGAGCCGCTGAGCTTGGAGTTGGGGTCGCTCTccggctcgctgcgcgtAAACATGTAGAAGCGGCCCCGCTTGAAAGCCGAGCAGAACAGCGTCGggtcctgctcggccttttGCACGAGCGGGTTCTCGGACGCGGCAAGATCGATGCTCGTCGGGTTCTTCTTGTCCGGAATGCCCTGGTACATGGACAAATGCAGAAAGCGCATCGTCTCGTCCTTGCCCAGGAGGCGGCACACCTTGTTCGACTTGAGGTTCACGACCTTGATGCCAAACATGGTGCCGTAGAGCAAAAAGTTTCCGCTCTCGTCAAAGATGGCATTGGCTGtgcccgcgccggtcgcgttCAGCGTCGCGTCAGCGAGACCGCTGAGCGCggtcgcgtcgagctcgcgctcgactgCAAGGCGGCGCCCAAACTCCATGTCGTCGAGCTGGTACGCGGCTGTGCCTGCCTGCTGCATCTCTTGCACAGCCGTGAGCGACTCGTCGTacttgcgcaggagcttgcCCTTGGCAAACGAAAAGACGCGCACCTGGCGATCGCATGCGGACGTCGTGACAAACTGCGAATAATCATGCGAGAAGGTGAGCGTCGTCGGTGCGGAGCGCGTCTTTTTGAACTCGAACAGATCCGTGGACGACTTGAGGGAAAAGAGCCCCGGGGGCACCTGGTAGGGCTCGGTCGGCTGCCAGTACTCGACCATGCCGCCAACGTCGGCCGACACCACACagtcgctcggctcgtGGTAGGCGAGCAGGTGGCACGGCTGGCGGTGCATGTGCGTCACGGTATccgtcggcgtgccgtcgccCCGCCCGTCGTAGAAGCGGACCGAGGTGCTATTCTCTTCGGCGATGGCGAGCACCAAatcggcgctgccgcggcgatgcacccagcagcaggcgcgggGGGTATATGGGAGGTCGATCATGTTGATCAGGTCAAAGTTGAGCACATCAAACACCTTGACCGAGCCGTCGGCAGCGATCGTCGCAAAGTACGCGCCGTCCGCCGACGTGCATACGTTGACGACCatcgcgacgtgcgcgcggtAGTGCTTGACGAACTCGATGCCGCTCGTCTGCTTTTTCCAAAACTTGACGTGCCCGTCGATCGACGTCGTCACCACAAATGCGGTGTGCGGCGTCACAGACACAAAGTTGATCGTGTCGCGGTGCATCAGCGACTTGTAGTAGCGGtctgcgctcggcagctggtcgaggtACAGGCGCTCGTACTGCAGCgtcttgcggcgcttgctCTTTTCCGCCTCTGCAGCACTCTCTGTCCCCGCCTGCACAGGCATAGGGCCCATTTCATCGTCGGAgctctcgtcgagcggctccgcgctgcgcggccgcttcggcgctgcgctcgtcgcctcgGTCATGGAGGTGGAGAAGATTGGTAAGCAACCTACTAGGCCTACATATCCAgtgcgtgctgctcgatcacgtcgtcgatcttgagcacggcgcggacgagctgcgcggcgaggaggaaCTGCTGGCGCTTGGAGACGAGCGGGTCAAAGACGCGGCACTCCTTCATGTCGTTGTCACCGACGCCCATGCAGTCGACGCCGAAACGCGCGTTCTTCTCGTTGACTTGCCGCGACTTGACCACCGCCAAGTTCTCGATGGGCGCCAGGCCGCTGTTttcggcgagcgccagggGGATCGCGTCCAGGGCTTGCGCAAACGCACGCATCGCGTACTGCTCAATCGTCGCAATCtcgtcggcggtgcgcgacacgGCAATCGACGCGCAGAtctcggcagcgccgccgccgtacACCACGCGGTTATCCTTCACGAGGCTGCGGACGACGCACAtggcgtcgtgcagcgcacgcttcgcctcgtcgatgaTCATCTTGTTCGAGCCGCGGAGGAAGGCCGTAACCGCGCGCGAGTTGGCGCACTCTTCAATCACCAGCATGCggtcgcgcgtcgtgccAAAGCTGACCTCCTTGACGAGGCCCGCGTGGCCTAGCTTGTCGGCAGAGAGGTCCTCGAAGCGCGGCACGATGCGACCGTTCGTCGCAATGGCAATCAGCTCGAGTTCGGGACCGCCCACCCAGCGGACGGCCGGCAGCTCGTGCTGAAGCAGCAGGTGGTTCGCCTCGTCATCAAAGCCCCACTGGCACACGACGAGGTTCGCGCCGCAGTCCTTGATCTTTTGAATCATGCCCTCAAACGTTTTGCGCTCGTACTCCTCGAGACGGCGGTACTCTTCGACGGAGCTAATGTCGAGCTTGTGCTTCGTCTTGGGACGCGGGGGCTCGAGCGGGCATGTGAGGatggcgatgcgcgcgtcgcggatcTCACGCGGCATCTGCGGGTGGGACATATCCTTGTCGATCACCAcgccgtgcacgagcgccgagtcctcgagcgagccgccgaCCTTGCCGTCGACCTTGATCAGCTCAAAGtccacgtcgcggcgctcgaggtccgCGACGCTGAGCACTGCGTCGAtcgcgatgcgcgcaaaCTTGTCGGACGCCTTGGAGACGCTGTGTGAGTAGAGTCAACGTACATTTTGCTTCCGAGACACGTCTTGGCGaccttgagcagctcgtcgatgTGCTCGCGGGTAAACTCGACCTTGTCGGCGGTCTtttcgagctcggcgacggcaatgtcgcacgcgcgctcaaagccgtcggcgatgcgGATCGGGTGGATACCGCGGTCGatcagcgcctcggactgctcgaggagcgcaccgGCCAGGACCACGACGCCGGTCGTACCGTCGCCAATCTCGTCGTCCTGGCTCTTGGAGAGCTCCACGAGCAGCTTGGCAATCTGGTGCTCCAGCTCCATGTTCGACATGATCGTCGCACCGTCGTTCGTGACTTGGATATCGCCGTCGGGGCTGATCAGAATCTTGTCGAGACCGCGCGGACCAAGCGAGGTGCGCACAATGTTGGacacggtgcgcgccgcctggatATGGTCCTTGATCGCCTGCGTGCCTTGCGCACGCGTCTTCTTTCCCTGCTCACGCACGACAATGAACGGATTGCCGTACTCATCCTGCGCGTACGCCACCTGAGGTTCCGCCATCTTCGCAGCGGGCAgagtgcgacgcgccgctttTCGTCGGCCGTGACCCAACATGTTTTTCCTCTCCTGCTAGGTCTATGTGGAGTGTCACGCCCGGCGGCCTGGCGGGCGGCGAACGGCTACAATACACAGGCGCCAGGCTTagtcctcctcctcctcggagtcgtcgtcgccctgCACCTCGGTGTTCTCCTTTTCGACACGGGCCATGAGCTGTGCGAgttcctcgtcctcgacggcggACACCGTCTTGGGCTTCATCTTGATCGAAACCTTGCCGTCGCTCTTCTCGATCGACTCGGTGATCTtttcgagcgcctgctccagGAGCGCAATGCCGCCCTGCTTGTCCGTAGAGTGGGTAACAAGAACATAGAGCGGAGGAGCGACCAGCTTGATCTTGATGGGGATCGTTTCGGTGgagagcgcctcgccagcgcgcagcgcctcctTCACCGCGTCAATGCCCTCGTAGCCAAAGCAGGACACCTCGACGTCCGCACGGATCTTGACGGGCTGAGGCgtcaggcggcgcgcgatgttcgcctcgagctcgcggcgcacgtcctcgtcgatctGCAGGCCGTCAAAGACCTTGGCAGCTTCGCTGGGGTGAGTCTAGGGTACGTACGTAACGGACAGCTTGAATGCATCGTACGAGTGGCCGTACGTACGGTCGAGCGGCCAGACCACAGTCTCGTACAGCTCCTCAATCGGGCGGCCGAGCTTGCCGGAAACGTGCGCCACAATGCTGTTCACGGCACGCGACTTGGAGTAGCGCTCCTCGCACTTGATCACGTCCTCGGGCGAGACACGGCGCTTAGACAGGTCAATGTAGCCCTTTTCCTTGTCCACACGGAGCACAACGACCACCTCGTTGCGGCCCACACGGATCAGCTTCTGGATACTGCGGATGCGTCGTCGCGACAGCTCGGACAAGAGAATCATGCCCTCGGCGTTGTCGTACTCGAGGAGCTTGACGTATGCACCCATCTCGGCAATCTGCCGGACTTGGCACATCACAATCTCCTCCGTGTCGGGGAGCGGTTTCTCGTAGAATCGCATCGTGGCCAGTCTATCAAAGAAGGTCGCTACGACGCTCCGCACAAAAACGATCTGCTCTCGGCCGAATCACTGCGGCCGCCGGGTGGTGGaggccttgcgctcctgcagGAAGGCCTCGATCTGCGCacggagcgcatcgtcgggCTGCACCTGGTCGAGGGTGAGCGGCATGCGGTTGAAGGGGTCCTTGGAGTCGCTCAGGAGGTGTGCCTTGATCGTAGACcggtcgagcaccgtgCGGCTCGAGGGGAGGCGCACCGGGTCGCGCATGATCGTCGCCAGCAGAGGGTCGAGGAACTCGTCGGGGACATCGCCCAggtcctcttcctcgtcggcgtctgCCTGTttgacgcgctcgacacgatCGACAAGCGACGCAAGCGCGTCAATGTCGGGCGGGCTCTTGAGCATGTGCCGGTGCGCAATGCTCGCCGCCTTGGAAAAGGTCTCGCGCGAGTAGctgcgcccgtcgcgcgcaatcGCCGTCGCAAACTCATCGTGCGGCGCCAAATTCAAAAAGACCGAGAGGATCTCACTGAGCAGGCTGCGCGGGTCGAAACCGACCTTTTTGGGGTCCTTTACCTTGAGTTCCTGGCAGCGGGGACCGACCAGCAAATCCAGGTTGTAGTCGAGCATCGCCGCAAGGCGGTCGACAATTTCGGGCGTCATGAACGACGCACTGGTCTCAGCCGTAAACTTGATCAGGAGCCGCAGGAACTcgtggccgaggccgaggtcgcTGCGGATCTGTCCTTGGATACTGCGCATGATCCCTTCGTGCTCCTGGCGCTCTTCGGCCGTACGCTCCTCCCACGAAgcgcggtcgtcgacctcAACCTGCTTGGCGTGCAGCTCCACGAGCTTGTCGAGTGCATCGTCCAGCAAGAACGTGACGTCGTTCATCAGCCGGTTGATAAAGATGGTAAACTCGGTGGGGAACTGCGTCGCTTGCTGGTAGAGGTGCTTCTTGTGGTCAGGGTTGGTCCAGATCTCCTTAAAGATCTGCACGAGGTGGTAGCGGATATTGAACTTGTCGTAAAACTGCGAGTTGGATCCGGTGCTCTCTGCATCGATCCAAAAGGCAATCAGCGCAGGCACGAgatgctgcagcgcaagaGGGTGGCTGTTGATCGTGTCGCCCAGCACACCCGACTTGTACGGGCCGTAGGGCATCACATTGTAAGAGAgcatctcggcgagcttggCTTTCAAAAAGGGGTTCCGAATCCACCACCCAGAAGACAAGAACGTCGTACAGAACGCCACAACGCTGTTCTTTGCActctcgtcgagcacgtcgggcttgcggcgcgcataAAAGAGGATCGTATCGCAAACGTCCTCAAACATGTGCTCGGGCAGCATGCGGAACAGCTCCGACGGCTCCTGCGACAGCGGAAGCGCCACCATCGGCATAGGGTGGGCGTGCTTGTcgtcgccaaggcgcaCAAGCCACATCATGGTGAAGCTCGTAAACTGGATCACGCGCTGCACAAactgcggcgcgagcagctgcgtctGTGCGgcaagcacctcgccgtGTAGCTTGTCGtactgcgcctgcgcccgcttgatcacctgctcgacacgcgcgccttgcggaaGTGCCTGCCAGTTGCTGCGGTCTGCCTCAAACTCATCGATCCGCTTCTGCAGGCGATCCATCTCTTTTTCGCGGTCATCGACACGCCGGAtcgccttgccgagcgcaagatTGGTCAGGCGCGTGCCCAAAAAGAAGATCTCGGTGATAAAGTTGGGCggggccggcggcgcggcgcccgcggccatccacgccgccgcgtccgcctCGGACGCGTGGATGCGCGTGAGGCTCTGCGTGTCCCAGCGGCGCTGGTACTGCAAGTAGTTCATGTCGATACGGTCAATCTTGGCACAGCTGACATCGACAAACGGCATCGCAAAGCGCAGCACGACATCGTACAGATTGACCATGAACGCATCCGAGGCAAtctcgcgcgcacgcgcctgcaTCGCACCGCGCTTCACGTTgagcgcgcacgcgtgcCCGACAAACGCAAGTACCTTTTCCCGCGCGCTCGCATCGGAacgcacgagcgcgttAAAGATGCGGAAGTTGTTCGACTgcaccacgtcgagcgccatgcGGAGCGACTGCATGCTGTTTTCGAGCTcgatcggcgagcgcgacttgGCCTCGGAAAAATGCGACTTGGCCATGTTTGGATAGGCGTCGGCAAAGCACGACAGACGCAGCAGGGGGCCAAAGAGCGACTCGCGTTCGAGCatcggcgcaggcacgtTTGGCGAGAAGGAGGCAAAGCCtggcacggccgccgcaagcgGGCGGCACTCGAGTGCCGCCACAACAGCCATCTGGATGGGGCGCCAGTCGAGGCCGGCAATCGTCATCCCTTCGCTCTCCTTCGGCGCGGAAGACTGCGCCCGGGGGTCGGCGACGCCAagcaggtgcgcaagcACACTCTGAACGTCGTTGGGATCGACCGGCTGCTCCGCGGCCGGCTCTGGCGTGCTCTGCGGCTCGGAGAGCGCGCCTTTacggacgcgctgcacgagcgcatgcatcgccacgccgagcgtctcgccgagcgtaTCCTCCGGCCCGAAACGCGCGACCCAGTCGGCGATAAATTGTGGCGTATCGGCGATACGCGGCGACGCCCACTCGTCGGTCGGTGCATCCGTCTCGTCGTCCATGCCAGCAGTCGATGCGAGGTGCAAGAACGTGGGAACCAGTGCACTCGGCGAGAGCGTCTTGCCGTGTTTTTCGTAGCATGGGAACATGTCAGGCATCTGCACGACAAGGCCTGTGTAGCTCGTGAGCAGGCCCCGCGcatgctgcagcgccttgaggccatgctcgacgagcggcgccggcagctGCGTACGCGTGCGGCCCTCTGCGTCGCGGCACCGCGTCCACGCATGCACCAGGTAGTCCCAGCTCGTCTCGTTGTTGTATGTCGTATCCTGCGACAGGCGTGCGATCAGGATCCGGTCCGCCATGCCGAGCGACAGACGTACTTCGGCGCCTTCTTcgcggagctcgtcggccaaATCGGGCAGATACACATAGTTCGGTTCACTCTCCTGCGTCAGCATACACACGTACCGTCAGCGTGACGTGGAacacgtcggcggccgtcgccgcctcCCAGGCCGGCCATACCCCAGCGTCGGCCATCGCAGCACACGTAAGAACGTCACGCCTCCACAGTGCCCGGCCGAAACGCACGGGCATTCACCATGGCGTACAGagaggccggcgcggctggcgcggtgctcgcggTGCTCCTAGCCTTGCTGCTAGTCTATCGACtgacgcgcggcgtcgagaaaaagtgcgcggcggtggtCGTCGTGGGCGACGTGGGGCGCAGCCCACGTATGTGCTACCACGCGACGAGTctcgtgcagcacggcTGGAAAGTTCGTGTTATCGGCTATTTTGACACGCGTCTCCCCCCTGCGCTCGAAGGGAAAGTTGAGTGCGTTCCGCTCTATAATCCTCCTGCGTTTGTGGCGCGACTGCCCCGTGCGCTCTTTGCACTTGTCGCTCTAATCAAGGTGCCACTCGTCGCCCTCTCGCTGTtccacgcgctcgctggCCGGGCGTCAGCGCCCGAGGTGGTTGTGGTACAGACGCCGCCTGCGATCCCGTCTCTGCTCGTAGCGCGAATCGCGTGCGTGCTGCGGGGCAGCCGGTTGGTGATCGATTGGCACAACCTCGGCTACACGATTCTCGGGCTgaagctcggcgcgtcgagcaagctcgtgcgcctcgcagAGCGCCTCGAACGGTGGTCGGGGCGTCGTGCGGATGCGCACTTCTTTGTTACTAAGGGAATGCGCGATGTACTGGTCAAGAGCTGGGGTCTCCAGGGCACGCCACGCGTCCTGTACGACCGCCCGGGCCAAAACTTTTGCCCCGTGACGCTCCaggagcgcggcaagctcctgacgcgcctcgcggacgATATCGGTGACGAAGGGCTCAGGAACGGCCATGCAGTCGTCGTCACCAGCACGTCCTGGACGCCAGACGAGGACATGGATatgctcctcgacgccaTGTCCAAGTACGAAGAAACGGCACAGAATCCCCGTATGGCCCTGCCGCCCATTTCGCTGCTAATAACCGGCAAGGGGCCGCTCCGCGATATGTACAAGGCCAAGTTTGCGActcgtgccgaggcggaaaAGTGGACCAAGGTGAATATGAACACGGCAtggctcgcggccgaggacTATCCCCGCTTGCTTAGCGCTGCGGATCTCGGCATCTCGCTGCAttcgagctcgtcgggtCTCGACCTTCCGATGAAGGTCGTCGACATGCTCGGTTCTGGCCTGCTCGTGTGCGCGCTCGACTTTCCGTGCCTCAAGGAGCTCGTCCAACCGCGGGTCAATGGCGAAGTGTTCCAGGACTCAAACGGCCTGGCACAGGCCATGGTGCGACTCTTGCAGGGATTCCCGGACGAACACGAGGCAGGCGAGATCGCAGGCAACTTCTTGACGGGGCCGACGCCACGGACCTGGAACGAGAACTGGGATCAGGTCGTGCTGCCACTCCTGCCGTCCTGATGCCCTTGGGCTAGGTACATATTCGCAAGCTCGGTGGGCGTCATAGCACTCTCTGgcacgcggtcgtcgcggcgacgcacaAACCGGGGGAAACGCAGTGagaggccgcggccgggcacggcgaggtcctgcgccgcggggtAGGTCGGCGACACGGTAATGTCGGCGCCCCGGATCTCCCACActtcgcgcggcggccaaaAGACGGGCGGCGTGAGGCCGTTTGTCTCGTACAGCCCGTCATGGTCGTACGAAAgggggcgctgcgcccgcgccgagccgtACCGCTCGTTCAGCTCTTCGTAAAAGGCGTCGGAAAAACCGCTCATACACTTGCACACCGCCTGGTAGGTGCCCGTCTCGCGATCATGCACGGCAAGCAGGATGGGGCTCCAAAACGCCGCTTTGCGGCCCATACCGTGCCACGCACCGATCGGgaccaggtcgagcgcatcgccaaGGCCAGCGAGGTAGTCTTTCTTGACCTTGAGCCacgcctcggtgcgcttGTCGGGCTCGTAGGTCGCGAgcggtgcgtcgcgctcacCGGGCGACCCATCCAGGCTCTTGATCATTATACCTTCGCAGTGGCTTGCGACAGCATCCTGGAAAAAGGACAACACACCTTCCTCGGTCGTGTCTtcggacgaggccgcgcacgcaaAGCCTGCATGCTGCGCCGTACTCGGAAGCGTGGGGGGGAAACGCGTGCGGATCgcatcgcgacgctcgcgaaGCGGTGCGCCAATCATTGGCGTGCCGTCAAGGTACAGTAGGTCAAAAGCATAGAGGCATACACGGACCTGGACCTGGTCGAGCGACACTTGCTTCCGTGCGCGCCCTGCAAGCGTCTGAAAGGGGAGGAGCGCACCGCTCTCGGACACCGCAACGACCTCGGCATCGAGGATAAAGGACGAGACATGCTCCAAGAGCCGCGCGGCCATCGCGCAAATGTCGGGGTACTTGTCCGTAATCGTCTCGAGATGCCGGCTAAAGATGTGCGTGCCAGATGCGCTTGCATGCAGCTGGATACGCTGGCCATCGTACTTGAACTCACTCACaaacgcgccgccgcgcatcgtcgtatgcaccgcgtcgagcgagcgcgtaATGCTGCCGAGCATCGGCGTGACGGGGATGCCTGGGTTAGGCAGGGTACGtaccgagcgcgagcgacacGTCATCGAGGCCTTCGATGCCTGTAGCGCGTagcgcatcgacgaggccTTGCCAGTTGGGATGCCGCGCGTAGGCTCGCTTGGCGCGtgtctcggcgagcgcaagggactcgtcgtcctgggggcccgacgcgagcgcgtaCGCACGGGCCAGTGCAGCAAGGAtcgtcgtgcgcatcgcgtgGATGCGCAGGTTGGCGCTTAGCGTACGCACAATAAAccgccgctcctcgcccCGTGCAGCCATCAGCAGGCCACACGCAAGGCTCTGCTTGGCGCTTACCGACTTGGCGCCGGACGCACGCGCAATCGCATGCAGCGTAGTGTACTACATTAGCACAAAAACGTACCACTTTTCCGATCGTCAGCGGCTCGTGCTGTACGAGCTGCGTaacgccgcggcacgcctcGAATgcgacgtcgcccgcgTCACCATGCGCCTTCCACGTCTTGCGCAGGAACGCGAGGGGTCGGCCAGAGACTTGCATGGTGATTTTCTGCAGAAGCGAGCCACCAAGTCCAAGCTCGAGGCCCGCGTACGACGGCGCAATCTCGTTGCTCATCAGGTAGAGGGCAGCGACCAGCTGCGAGGGTTCATGGTGCAGCACAATGCGCACAAGGTTCGTAAGGATGCGCAGGATCGTGATGCGCGAACGCTCGCCACTCGCACGAGCAAAACCGTGCGCAAAGAGGGCATATGGGACATGCAGCAAAGTATCGCACGGCCAGTGCGCCGTGTCGATGCATGCCGGCTCGAATTCGGCTGGGTCCTGTGTGAGATCCAAGGCGGCGATGCCCGCGTCAAgctggccgacgtcgaccccgcggcgtgccgcttTGGGGGTATAGGTTGGCGCACTTTGGGTCTCTAGTGCACACTGGGTATCCTCGGCCTGTGCATCTGCGGCAGTCGCTTTGTCctcggccggcgtgccggcaGACGCCACCAGGGACGCATAATGCGCCTTGGACGGCACCCCATTGGTATCCGTCTCTGGCGCATCTGACGGCCCTGGAGCGGGCATACTCCCTTCTTCTGCCCATGCCTCTTGCAGTGCACGCGCCATTGCTTCGTCCGCCTCGATTTGTGCCGTGTCCGAGGCGAGTTGGCGTGCATACGCCTCGTCTTCTGTAACCTGTGTCTTTTTATCGCCATCCTTGGGCGACAGAAACGAAAGGAGCGACGTCTGCGGCGAGCCTGCATGGCTCTgtgtgcgccgctttggtgtgcgcaccggcgaccCCGGCGCTCCCCGGCGCTTGGACGGCGTCGTGGGCATGGCCTGTGCGATGTGGAGAAGTTGGCTCTGGACGCGATGGCCTCGTCGTTGGGCCAGCGGACGCTGGTCACGTTCGTGCTCGATGTGTCGGAGCCGATGGGTACAAGTGATGGCGGGCGttcgcgcctcgaccgaaGTACGGCGTTTGCATCGCTGCGCGTACTGGAGATGGTAAGTCGCCCTACTCATGCAGATGTTGCGGGGCCTCGCGACGATCAAAGTGTGCCTCATAGCGTATGGTTCCGAACGTATGTCGCCCATCTCACGCAGGAACCAACAAcatcgtgcgccgcaacgGTGTAACCGAAGGATACGAAGGTGTAGATGAAGTGtggccgccgtcgcggccgacgctcgcgacgctcgaagtgctcagcgcgctgcgtcctgcgcgacgcgcgacgcgctgtgACCGTACGTGTTTGAACTAATGCAGCCCTCGACGCGCTTATTGTTGCGATCGTATCCATGGTCGACAagcagcacggcgagccgtcgccggcgtgGACGCGCATTGTGTATCTCgtgacgcgcgccgacgtcacGCTCAAcacggccgacgtcgagaTGATCAaggcgcggctcgcgcaaGAGTCCATCCAGCTGCGCGTGATGGGATTTGATTTccccgcgtcgccgatgcaggcgccgaagctcgaggcgccgcccacCGTGCCGTGGTTC
The Malassezia japonica chromosome 2, complete sequence genome window above contains:
- the CCT5 gene encoding T-complex protein 1 subunit epsilon (COG:O; EggNog:ENOG503NVV4; BUSCO:EOG09261HM3), with the protein product MAEPQVAYAQDEYGNPFIVVREQGKKTRAQGTQAIKDHIQAARTVSNIVRTSLGPRGLDKILISPDGDIQVTNDGATIMSNMELEHQIAKLLVELSKSQDDEIGDGTTGVVVLAGALLEQSEALIDRGIHPIRIADGFERACDIAVAELEKTADKVEFTREHIDELLKVAKTCLGSKIVSKASDKFARIAIDAVLSVADLERRDVDFELIKVDGKVGGSLEDSALVHGVVIDKDMSHPQMPREIRDARIAILTCPLEPPRPKTKHKLDISSVEEYRRLEEYERKTFEGMIQKIKDCGANLVVCQWGFDDEANHLLLQHELPAVRWVGGPELELIAIATNGRIVPRFEDLSADKLGHAGLVKEVSFGTTRDRMLVIEECANSRAVTAFLRGSNKMIIDEAKRALHDAMCVVRSLVKDNRVVYGGGAAEICASIAVSRTADEIATIEQYAMRAFAQALDAIPLALAENSGLAPIENLAVVKSRQVNEKNARFGVDCMGVGDNDMKECRVFDPLVSKRQQFLLAAQLVRAVLKIDDVIEQHALDM
- a CDS encoding uncharacterized protein (BUSCO:EOG09263CAH; COG:J; EggNog:ENOG503NX0S), yielding MRFYEKPLPDTEEIVMCQVRQIAEMGAYVKLLEYDNAEGMILLSELSRRRIRSIQKLIRVGRNEVVVVLRVDKEKGYIDLSKRRVSPEDVIKCEERYSKSRAVNSIVAHVSGKLGRPIEELYETVVWPLDRTYGHSYDAFKLSVTEAAKVFDGLQIDEDVRRELEANIARRLTPQPVKIRADVEVSCFGYEGIDAVKEALRAGEALSTETIPIKIKLVAPPLYVLVTHSTDKQGGIALLEQALEKITESIEKSDGKVSIKMKPKTVSAVEDEELAQLMARVEKENTEVQGDDDSEEEED
- the cyp15 gene encoding peptidylprolyl isomerase (EggNog:ENOG503NXBP; COG:O), encoding MTEATSAAPKRPRSAEPLDESSDDEMGPMPVQAGTESAAEAEKSKRRKTLQYERLYLDQLPSADRYYKSLMHRDTINFVSVTPHTAFVVTTSIDGHVKFWKKQTSGIEFVKHYRAHVAMVVNVCTSADGAYFATIAADGSVKVFDVLNFDLINMIDLPYTPRACCWVHRRGSADLVLAIAEENSTSVRFYDGRGDGTPTDTVTHMHRQPCHLLAYHEPSDCVVSADVGGMVEYWQPTEPYQVPPGLFSLKSSTDLFEFKKTRSAPTTLTFSHDYSQFVTTSACDRQVRVFSFAKGKLLRKYDESLTAVQEMQQAGTAAYQLDDMEFGRRLAVERELDATALSGLADATLNATGAGTANAIFDESGNFLLYGTMFGIKVVNLKSNKVCRLLGKDETMRFLHLSMYQGIPDKKNPTSIDLAASENPLVQKAEQDPTLFCSAFKRGRFYMFTRSEPESDPNSKLSGSDRDVFNEKPTREEQAVASTVPAARKRVVANNATLHTTLGDIQLKLYPDLVPKTVENFVGLAKKKYYDGVIFHRVIKKFMLQTGDPLGDGTGGESLWGKEFEDEFTPELRHDKPYTLSMANAGPNTNGSQFFITTVPTPWLDDKHTVFGQATAGLDVIHQIEHCKKRRGDRPEEPIEILSVSLGN